GGACGGTCGTTCCGGCGAAAACCGGACCGACGGGCGCGCGACGGCTCCCCCGCCTGGCGCGACCAGCCACGCGGCCTGGCCTGCGCCGTGATCGCGGCGTTCGCGGTCCTCACCGCGGCGGCGTTCGTGTTCGCCGTGGTCGCCGTCGTCGCCGCGATGCGCTGACGCTCCCAACGGCGGAGACAACACGAGACCGGGGCGGCCCGGCGGGCGCGCCCCGGTCTCGTCCTCCAACGTCAGGTGGGGGTTCCCTCGGTCCCCTCCGCGATGGTGAAGGCCACGTCGCCCTGAGGGTCGACCTGGGCGTCGAGGGTCTTGTCGTCGAGCATCTCGGCGACCGTGGGTTCCAGGTACACCTTGGCGCCCTCCTCCTCCACGACCTGGTCGCCGGCCTCGGGGGCCGGGGCCACCGAGAGCCGCAGCGCGTCCGAGCCGTCGAGCCCGGACTCGATGCGGATGCCGGTCTCGGGCGGAAGCTCCGGGTTGGCGGTCACCGTACGGATGACCTGGACGGCACCGCTGGTCAGCGTGAGCACGATCAGCTCCTCACGTCTCTTCGTTCGCCTGTCAGGATTTGCCCCACCCTCCCCGCTGCTCCCGGCCGTAAACATCGGGACGTGATCGAACGATCTCAGTCCGCACTCGGGGCGAGCGCCCGCACCGCCTCGGCCTGGGTCAGGCCCCCACCTGGGACGATCGCCAGCACCGGTGTGGTGAGGCCGTTGTCGGCGTACTCGCGGACGCGGGCCCGGCACCGCTCCGGGGTGCCGTGCACGATCAGGTCGTCCACCACCTCGTCCGGGATGACCTCTAGCGCCTTCTTGCGGTCGCCGGCGGCCCACGCCTCGTTCATCGGCCGCAGCGCTTCGCCGCGCCCGAGCCACTCGTGGAACGCCCTGTAGACGGGCACCGTCATGTACGCGGCGATCATCCAGCGGCCGATCGCGCGGGCCTCCTCGGCGTCGCCGGTGGGGCAGACGAACAGCCGCGCGATCAGCTCCGGCCCGTCGCCGAGGGCGCCGCGGACCGTCCGGACGTCCTTCGGCGCGAGCCAGTTGGTGATCGCGCCGTCGGCCTCGCGGGCGGCGAGCCGCAGCATGCCGGGGCGCAGCGCCGCGAGGACGATCGGCGGCGGCGTCGCCGGTGCGCTCTCCAGCTTGAAGCCCTTGACGGCGAAGGTCTCGTACTCCTCCTTCACCTTCTCCCCCGCGAGCGCCCTGCGGAGGAAGCGCAGCGTGTCGCGGGTGCGCTTGTAGGGCTCGTCGAACGGGATGCCGTTCCAGCGCTGCACGATCGTGTCGGACGAGGTGCCGATGCCCAGCACGAAACGTCCCGGCGCGAGGTCGGCGAGGGTGGCGGCCTGCTGGGCCAGCAGGGCGGGGCCGCGCGTGTAGACCGGGACGATCGCCGGTCCGAGGCGCAGCCCGGGGTCCCACTGCGAGGCGAGCGCCAGCGGGGTGAAGGCGTCGGCGCCGTTGGTCTCGGCCGACCAGGCGTCGGTGTAGCCGAGCTCGGACAGCCCCGAAACGATCTCACGGTGCTCGGCCAGCGGGAGGCCGGTCAGCGGAATGGTCAGTCCCCAGCGTGACATGCGCTTCTCCCTGTTCCTGTGTTCCGGGCGGTCAGGCGATCGAGGGCCGGATGGTGGCGCCGCCGTCCACGACGAGCGTCTGCCCCGTCATCCAGGACGAGGCGTCGCCCGCGAGGAACACCGCGGCGTTGGCGATGTCCTCGGGCTCGCCGATGCGGCCGAGCGGCATGTACTTGCCGATCTCGGCCTCGTTGTTCTCCCACAGGGCGCGGGCGAGGTGCGTCTTGACCAGGCCCGGCGCGATGCAGTTCACCCGGACCTTCGGGGCCAGCTCCATCGCGAACTGCCGGCTGAGGTGGATCACGGCGGCCTTGGTGGCGTTGTAGTAGCCGATGCCGTGCTCGGTGACCATGCCGCCGACCGAGGCGATGTTGATGATCGCGCCGCCGCGCTCGGCGAGGGAGGCGCGCAGCGCGAGCTGCGTCCACTGCACGATCGCGAACTGGTTGACCTGGACGGTCTTGGCCGCGGCGGCGGGCTCGATGTCGGCCATCGGACCGAAGTAGGGGTTCGTGCCGGCGTTGTTGACGAGGATGTCGAGGCCGCCGAACTCGGCGACGGCCGCGTCCACGCAGGCGGCGGCCTGCTCGGCGTCGCCGACGTGCGCCGCCTTGGCCAGCACGCCCGCGCCCGGGTGGGCCGCGCGGATCTCCGCGGCGACCTCGTCCAGCGCCTCCTGCTTGCGGGAGGAGAGCACGACGTTCGCGCCCTCGGCGGCGAACGCGGTGGCGATCGCCTTCCCGATTCCCCGGGACGCCCCGGTGACCAGCGCCGTCCTGCCCTCTAGACCAGTCCGCATCCGCACGCTCCCTGCCTGTCCGCACCCTGAGGGCCTGCCTGTTCGCACCCTGCGGGCGGCATCACCAGAATCCGACTCGGTTCACTGTACCGAAGTGACTGACGAGTCAGTTAGGTGGGTTCGCGTGGTCCGTCCCGCTCACCGGACACGTCCCGTTCCACGCGCCTGCCCGGTTGTTACGCTGCGCCCGGTCGGAGACGAGGAGGACCGCGTGACCACGACCAAGGAACGCCGTCCGGCGATCGAGGGCTGGTTCACCGCCGGGGACGGCGGCGTCCGCCTGCTGGGTACCCGCTGCGGCGCCTGCGGAACGCCGTACTTCCCGCGCAACGAGCTGGCCTGCCGCAACCCGGCCTGCACCGGCCCGAAGGACGGCTCCGAACTGGAGCCGTACACCCTGTCGGGACGCGGGCGCATCTGGTCCTACGCCGACTCCCGGTACAAGCCGCCGCCTCCGTACGTCTCCCCCGACCCGTTCGTCCCGTACACCGTCGCGGCCGTCGAACTCGAAGCCGAGCGCATCGTCGTCCTGGGCCAGGTCGTCCCCGGCCACACCGTCGACGACCTCGCGGTCGGCATGGAGGTCGAGCTGGCCGAAGGCGTCCTCTACGAGGACGACGAGGCCGACTACACCGTCTGGATGTGGAGGCCGGTCGAATGACGCGCGACATCGCCGTGCTGGGCGCGGGCATGCATCCGTGGGGCAAGTGGGGACGCAACTTCGTCGAGTACGGGCTCGCGGCGGCGCGGGCCGCGCTCGCCGACGCCGGCCTCGCGTGGACGGACGTCCAGTACGTGGCGGGCGCGGACACCATCCGCAACGGCTATCCGGGATTCATCGCGGGCGCGACGTTCGCGCAGGCGCTCGGCTGGTCGGGTGCCCGCGTGTCCAGTTGCTACGCCGCGTGCGCGTCCGGGGCCCAGGCCATCGGCAACGCTCGCGCGCAGATCCTCGCGGGCCTCTGCGACGTCGCGCTTGTCGTGGGCGCCGACGCCGCGCCGAAGGGCTTCTTCAAGCCCGTCGGCGGAGACCGCCCTGACGACCCCGACTGGCTCCGCTTCCGCCTCCTGGGTGCGACCAACCCCATCTACTTCGCCCTCTACGCGCGTCGGCGGATGGCCATGTACGGCGCGACGCTCGACGATTTCGCCGCCGTCAAGGTGAAGAACGCCCGGCACGGGCTGGCGAACCCCAACGCCCGGTACCGCAAGGAGGTGACCGTGGAGGACGTACGCGAATCCGCCGTGGTCGCCGATCCACTACGGCTGCTGGACATCTGCGCCACCAGCGACGGCGGCGCGGCGCTCGTCCTGACGTCCATGGAGTTCGCGCGCCGGCACGGCATCGCCGACCCGGTGCGCATCCCGGCGCTGTCGACGGTGACGCCCACGTTTCCGAAGACCGTCCTGGACCTGCCCGACTTCGCGACGGACTCGGCGATGACCGTCCCGGAGCCCGAGCGGCCGTTCCGCGCCGCGATCGCGCACGCCGCCTACGAGGAGGCGGGCCTCGGCCCCGAGGACCTGTCGCTCGCCGAGGTCTACGACCTGTCCACGGCCCTCGAACTCGACTGGTACGAGGACATCGGACTGTGCGAGAGGGGCGGCGCCGAGGAACTGCTCCGCTCCGGCGCCACGACACTCGGCGGCCGCGTCCCGGTCAACCCGAGCGGCGGGCTCGCCTCCTTCGGCGAGGCGATCCCGGCACAGGCGATCGCCCAGGTCTGCGAACTGACCTGGCAGCTGCGCGGCCGGGCCGAGGGCCGCCAGGTGGAGAACGCGAGGGCGGGCATGGCGGTCAACCAGGGCCTCTTCGGCCACGGCTCCGCCGTCATCACCGTCCGCTGACCACGTCGACCTGCGGCGTGTTGCCCCTATCAGCGCCCGCAGAAGGGCAACACGCCGCAAGTCGGCGGGCGGTCAGGCTACGGTGAAGCCGTCGCAGGTCAGGTAGTAGGCGTCGCCGTTCGGGTGGACGTGGAACCAGATGACCGTCCAGTCGCCCTTCATCAACGGGTAGGTGCCGTTCCCGGCGCCCTCCCATTTGAACTCCGACGGGTAGTGGATGTCCAGCCATGCCGCCTGGCCGGGGTACAGGTGCGGCTTGCTCTGCACCACCCCGGTGACGCCGTTCCCCTGCTGCTCCACCGGCGGACGGACCTGGATGGCCACGTAGTACTTCGGCGGCTCCGCGTACTTGAAGCGCAGGCCGAAGTCGACGCTCTTCCCGGTGTACGGCTCACGCGGTACTGAGGTCTGGGTGTCGCGGGTGAGGTCGAAGTCCTCCGGACGGGCGGCGGGCTGGCACGTCTTGCTCGCCTGGGTCCACCGGAGACCCGCGATGTCGCCGGGCTGCTTGACCAGGATCCGGTCCGGCGGGACGCCGTTGGCCGCGCCCGTGTTCTTGGCGCCGGGGGTCGAGCCCGCGGGGTCTCCGGTCGCGGTGCCGCCCTGCGTTCCCTGCCCTGCCTGCGGCTTGTTCCCGTTCTCGGCGCCGCCGTTCCCATCGATGACGTACCGCGCGAGAAGGGCGCCCACCAGGACGACGGCGGCCACCCCTGCGCCCGCCGCGATGACGGCCGCGCGCGACCGTCCGCGCGAGACGCCCGGGACCGTCCGCGTGCGGTCGGCCGGGACGAGACCCGACGCGACCGCGTCGGTGACGCTGGCGGGCATCGGCGCCGGAACGCCCACGATCCGCCGGTAGGCGGGGTCGGCGGCGAGGGGACCGAGCGCGGGCAACTGCTGGAGCAGCCGCTCCAGCGTGATCCTGGCGCCGGGCTCCTTCTCCGCGCACTGCCGGACCAGCCCGGCGACGCGCGGGTCGACGCCCTCCAGGTCGATCTCACCGCTGAGCGTGCGGTGGATGATCGCTTCGATGCGTCCGCCGCCGAACGGGGGCCGTCCCGTCGCGGCGTAGGCGACCGTCCCGGCGAGCGAGAACACGTCCGACGCGGGAAGGGGCTGCTGCTCGCGGACGACCTCGGGCGCGACGAAGCCGGGGGTGCCGTTCCACGCGCCCGTCTGGGTGATCTGCGTCTGGCCCTCGCCGCGCGCGATGCCGAAGTCGATCAGCCGCGGCCCGTCCGGGGCGAGGATCACGTTGCCCGGCTTGAGGTCGCGGTGCTGGACGCCGTGCCGGTGGATCTCCAGCAGCCCCTGCGCCAGCTCGGCGAGCAGCCGCACGCAGGTCTCGGGGGGCAGCGGCCCGTGCGCGGCCACCGCCTGCCGGAGCGTCGGCCCCGGGACGTACTCCGTGGCGAGCCAGTACGGCGGCGCGTCCAGGCCCGCGCCGACCATCGCGGCGGCGAACCTGCTGCGCACCCGCTCCACGGTCGCGACCTCGCGCCGGAAACGCGCCAGCGCCGTCGGACCCTCGAAGTCCTCCCGGATCACCTTGAGCGCGACATGCCGCCCATTGGCGGTCAACCCCAGGTAGACCTGCCCCATGCCACCGGCGCCCAGCCGCCCCAGCAGCGGATACCCGCCGATCTCAGCAGGATCTTCCAGACGCAGTGCTTCCACAGTCTTCCTTATTCACTGCGTTTCTCTCCTCCTTCGGGCGCTGAGCGCCCTCCATCGTCGAGAAACGCCGGCGATCGCCGGCATCGCTCCGGCTCGCCTTGCGGCGCCGCGCGATCAGACTCTCGCTCCGCTCGAAGCTGCCTTCGGACGCGATCGCGGCCATTGAGGTCGTTGCGGGGTCATTACGGTGGTTGATCTTATAAGGCACCGATGCCGGCGCTGGTGCGTTCGGCGGTGCCCGCTGCCTGGGATGTTCAGAAATCTTCAGAGGCGGGCCGGGGCGGGGCGGCCGAGGCCGACGCGCAGGTGTTCGCCGGGTCCGTTCCGCCGTCGGCGCACCGGCCCGCTGACTCCCTCCGTTGACTTGCGGCGTGTTGCCCTTTTGCGAGCGCGGATAAGGGCAACACGCCGCAAGTCGACTGGCCTAGGCGGCCTGGCGGGCCACACGGAGCGCCCAGGCCATGAGGGGGGCCTGGAGCGGGAGGCGGCCGTAGGCGGCCGCGCGGAGGGGCAGGGGGCGGTGGCGCCAGTCACGGGCCATCTTGACGTTGGCGGGGAAGACCGCCGCCAACAGGCCCGCCGTGGCGAGCGCGCCCGCCCTGCGGGTGCGGGGGTGCGCGACGGCCGCGGCGCAGGCCAGCTCGGCGACGCCGCTGAGGTAGGTCCAGGTCCGCGCGCCGCCGGGGAGCCGCTCGGGGACGAGCGCGTCGAACGGCTTCGGAGCGACCAGGTGGAGGGTGCCCATCCCGGCCATGAGCGCGGCCAGCATGCGGTGTGCGCGTGACGACTCGGTCATCCCCGAAGTCTGGCAGATGAGACAGGTCGTCCAATAGTGACCGCGCCGACTCCCTAGACGGATGTGGCGTTTGTGACTTAAATCACTGCGCTGTTCTGTGTGACCTGAGTCGTGGGGGTCACGTGTCTGATGTCACCGTTCGAGTGGATTCGCGATGTTCGTAGCGGAGCTACGTTTGTACTGACCAGTCAGTTCAAATTCAGGCTCTTCGGAAGGTCGCGATGACGTCCGAACACCAGACTCCAGGGGCGGCCGCCGTGGCCGGGGGGACCGCGGCGCCCGTCCCTGGACCCCGCCCGATCGGCTCAGGGGCTGGCGGGGGCCGCCCCGGAGCCGGTCCCGCGCCCGCACGCGGTACGTCCGTGCGGGCGCGGGACCTCGGGGTGAAGGGCGCGCGGGGCTGGGTCTTCCGCGGCGTCGAACTGGACGTCCCGGCAGGCGCGCTGGTCGCCGTCAGCGGCATCGCGGGCACCGGCCGCACCGCGCTGCTGCTCACGCTCGCCGGGCGCATGCGGCCCGCCGAGGGCACGGTCGCGGTGGGCGGGGCCACCGGGCTCAGGCGGATCCAGCGGGTCGCGGCCCTCGGGATCGTGCCGGGGGTGACCGAACTCGACCCGGCGCTGACCGTCCGGGAGCACCTCGACGAGGCGCTCGCGCTTCGCGAGGGCGTCCTCGGCAGGTTCCGCGGTCGTGAGGCCCGCAGGCGCCGGACCCTCGAACGGGTCGGCCTCGACGTCGCCCCGGGGACGCTCGCCGAGGAACTCGCGCCCGACGAGGCCCAGCTCCTCGGCGCCGCCCTGGCGCTCGCCGGAGATCCCGCGCTGCTCCTGCTCGACGACGTCGACGAGGGCCTGCCCGCCGGCCGGCAGCACGACCTGTGGCGGCGCCTGGCCGGCATCGCCGCCGGCGGCGTCACCGTCATCGCGTCCTGCCACGACGCCGCGCCCGCCGAGGGCCTCGCCACGCACGCACTTCCGCTCTAGCCGAGGAGATCCCCCCGATGAGACTTCCCGCGCTGACCTCGGGCGGCCTTGAGCTGCGCCGCTTCCAGCGCAACCGGCTGACCCGCGTCGCGATG
The sequence above is a segment of the Actinomadura coerulea genome. Coding sequences within it:
- a CDS encoding Fe-S cluster assembly protein HesB; the protein is MLTLTSGAVQVIRTVTANPELPPETGIRIESGLDGSDALRLSVAPAPEAGDQVVEEEGAKVYLEPTVAEMLDDKTLDAQVDPQGDVAFTIAEGTEGTPT
- a CDS encoding serine/threonine protein kinase; translated protein: MEALRLEDPAEIGGYPLLGRLGAGGMGQVYLGLTANGRHVALKVIREDFEGPTALARFRREVATVERVRSRFAAAMVGAGLDAPPYWLATEYVPGPTLRQAVAAHGPLPPETCVRLLAELAQGLLEIHRHGVQHRDLKPGNVILAPDGPRLIDFGIARGEGQTQITQTGAWNGTPGFVAPEVVREQQPLPASDVFSLAGTVAYAATGRPPFGGGRIEAIIHRTLSGEIDLEGVDPRVAGLVRQCAEKEPGARITLERLLQQLPALGPLAADPAYRRIVGVPAPMPASVTDAVASGLVPADRTRTVPGVSRGRSRAAVIAAGAGVAAVVLVGALLARYVIDGNGGAENGNKPQAGQGTQGGTATGDPAGSTPGAKNTGAANGVPPDRILVKQPGDIAGLRWTQASKTCQPAARPEDFDLTRDTQTSVPREPYTGKSVDFGLRFKYAEPPKYYVAIQVRPPVEQQGNGVTGVVQSKPHLYPGQAAWLDIHYPSEFKWEGAGNGTYPLMKGDWTVIWFHVHPNGDAYYLTCDGFTVA
- a CDS encoding lipid-transfer protein, which gives rise to MTRDIAVLGAGMHPWGKWGRNFVEYGLAAARAALADAGLAWTDVQYVAGADTIRNGYPGFIAGATFAQALGWSGARVSSCYAACASGAQAIGNARAQILAGLCDVALVVGADAAPKGFFKPVGGDRPDDPDWLRFRLLGATNPIYFALYARRRMAMYGATLDDFAAVKVKNARHGLANPNARYRKEVTVEDVRESAVVADPLRLLDICATSDGGAALVLTSMEFARRHGIADPVRIPALSTVTPTFPKTVLDLPDFATDSAMTVPEPERPFRAAIAHAAYEEAGLGPEDLSLAEVYDLSTALELDWYEDIGLCERGGAEELLRSGATTLGGRVPVNPSGGLASFGEAIPAQAIAQVCELTWQLRGRAEGRQVENARAGMAVNQGLFGHGSAVITVR
- a CDS encoding LLM class F420-dependent oxidoreductase; protein product: MSRWGLTIPLTGLPLAEHREIVSGLSELGYTDAWSAETNGADAFTPLALASQWDPGLRLGPAIVPVYTRGPALLAQQAATLADLAPGRFVLGIGTSSDTIVQRWNGIPFDEPYKRTRDTLRFLRRALAGEKVKEEYETFAVKGFKLESAPATPPPIVLAALRPGMLRLAAREADGAITNWLAPKDVRTVRGALGDGPELIARLFVCPTGDAEEARAIGRWMIAAYMTVPVYRAFHEWLGRGEALRPMNEAWAAGDRKKALEVIPDEVVDDLIVHGTPERCRARVREYADNGLTTPVLAIVPGGGLTQAEAVRALAPSAD
- a CDS encoding ATP-binding cassette domain-containing protein is translated as MRARDLGVKGARGWVFRGVELDVPAGALVAVSGIAGTGRTALLLTLAGRMRPAEGTVAVGGATGLRRIQRVAALGIVPGVTELDPALTVREHLDEALALREGVLGRFRGREARRRRTLERVGLDVAPGTLAEELAPDEAQLLGAALALAGDPALLLLDDVDEGLPAGRQHDLWRRLAGIAAGGVTVIASCHDAAPAEGLATHALPL
- a CDS encoding SDR family oxidoreductase, whose protein sequence is MRTGLEGRTALVTGASRGIGKAIATAFAAEGANVVLSSRKQEALDEVAAEIRAAHPGAGVLAKAAHVGDAEQAAACVDAAVAEFGGLDILVNNAGTNPYFGPMADIEPAAAAKTVQVNQFAIVQWTQLALRASLAERGGAIINIASVGGMVTEHGIGYYNATKAAVIHLSRQFAMELAPKVRVNCIAPGLVKTHLARALWENNEAEIGKYMPLGRIGEPEDIANAAVFLAGDASSWMTGQTLVVDGGATIRPSIA
- a CDS encoding Zn-ribbon domain-containing OB-fold protein, with protein sequence MTTTKERRPAIEGWFTAGDGGVRLLGTRCGACGTPYFPRNELACRNPACTGPKDGSELEPYTLSGRGRIWSYADSRYKPPPPYVSPDPFVPYTVAAVELEAERIVVLGQVVPGHTVDDLAVGMEVELAEGVLYEDDEADYTVWMWRPVE